A segment of the Bordetella flabilis genome:
CACCTGTTTCATGCGCGCCATGGAGCGATAGCTGGTGGCCGCCAAGGGATAGAACACCAGCTTGATGAGCACGGTCAGCGCGACGATGGTCCAGCCCCAGTTGCCCAGGATGGAATGCAGCCACGTCATCAGCGCGAACAGGGGCTTGGCGATGATGGTCAGCCAGCCATAGTCCACCACCAATTCCAGCCCGGGCGCGAGCGCGGCCATCGCCTTCTGGTCTTGTGGGCCTACCCAAAGGTGGGCGTCGACGGTGGCCGATGCGCCCGGCGCCACTTCGCCGACGGCTTCCACCGTGCGGGCGGCAAACAGGTTGTCCCGCACCTGCACCAGTTCGTTGGTCCGTACCTTGCCTTCCGGCGGGATCCAGGCCGTGGCGAAGTAGTGCTGGACCACGGCGATCCAGCCGTTATCCGCCTGCTTGATATAGCTGGCCTTCTTCTTCTCGATATCGGAGAACGTGGCTTTCTGGAACTTGTCCTGGTCCGAATACACCGCCATGCCGGTGAAGGTGTGATAGAAGCTCGACGTATCCGGTGGGTTGTTGCCGTCACGCTGCAATTGCAGGTACAGCGAGGGGCGCGCGGGGTTCGCGCTGGTGTTCGTCATGTCGTGGCGCACATCGATGTCGTAGCGTCCACGATGCAGCGTGTAGGTCTTTGTGACCTTCATGCCGCCGGATTCCGCCTCGAACACCACCGAGAGGGTGTCGCCGGTCATGTTCCGTTCGGAGGAGATCATGCGGAACGGCGTCTGGTGCGTCGGGAAGCCGGGTTGGCCGGCGGCCCCAACCACGCCCGACTGCACGACATAGTTCAGGTCCGACGAGTCGTCCAGGAGCACGGTGGGCTGGTCGCCGCGGTTGGCATCCGGGTACTTGAGCAAGACAGCCCGTACGATCTGCGCCCCCGTCGTATCGAAGGTCAGGCGCAGCACATCCGTGGTGACGACCACTTTCTGGGACTCGGCCGCGGCCCTGGCAGCGCCCGCGGGTACGCCACCCGGGGCGGCGGACGCGGGCTGCGCTGCATCGGGCGCGCTGGGGATCGCCGTGCCGGGGTTCTGCTGCGGCGTGCCCGTCGTGGACGGCGGCTGGTTCTGGGCTTGCGGCGCCGTGGCGGGCGTCGGCCCGCCGAACAGCGACGGCTTCCCGTTATGGACCTGCCAGTTGTTCCAGAGGAGCAACAGCGAGAAAGAAAAAATCATCCAGAGGACGGTGCGTCGGATATCCATGGTGCCTACAAGGTAAAAGCGGGACCGGCAAAGCCCGCCAGT
Coding sequences within it:
- the yidC gene encoding membrane protein insertase YidC codes for the protein MDIRRTVLWMIFSFSLLLLWNNWQVHNGKPSLFGGPTPATAPQAQNQPPSTTGTPQQNPGTAIPSAPDAAQPASAAPGGVPAGAARAAAESQKVVVTTDVLRLTFDTTGAQIVRAVLLKYPDANRGDQPTVLLDDSSDLNYVVQSGVVGAAGQPGFPTHQTPFRMISSERNMTGDTLSVVFEAESGGMKVTKTYTLHRGRYDIDVRHDMTNTSANPARPSLYLQLQRDGNNPPDTSSFYHTFTGMAVYSDQDKFQKATFSDIEKKKASYIKQADNGWIAVVQHYFATAWIPPEGKVRTNELVQVRDNLFAARTVEAVGEVAPGASATVDAHLWVGPQDQKAMAALAPGLELVVDYGWLTIIAKPLFALMTWLHSILGNWGWTIVALTVLIKLVFYPLAATSYRSMARMKQVTPRLQALKEKYGDDKQKLNAAMMEMYRTEKINPLGGCLPMVVQIPVFISLYWVLLASVEMRGAPWLGWVHDLSVHDPYFILPAIMMATMFLQIKLNPTPPDPVQAKVMMIMPLVFGGMMFMFPAGLVLYWCVNNTLSILQQWYITRKLRVETEAAAKR